One genomic segment of Desulfocapsa sulfexigens DSM 10523 includes these proteins:
- a CDS encoding EF-hand domain-containing protein: MNGISGSYSYSFANMQQAQGARQGQGKGAEGRFNKLDADKNGAIDQAELQTMADKMSGMTGQTMNVAEVAKTYDANNDGLMDRGEMESMMREIQEKTGGLRSGAASLQSHAAYQSNAENDSFSTLMDMFGEQEEDPEDYSPVNIQA, from the coding sequence ATGAACGGAATAAGTGGATCGTATAGTTATTCTTTTGCTAATATGCAGCAGGCGCAGGGCGCACGGCAAGGGCAAGGGAAAGGAGCTGAAGGACGATTTAACAAGCTTGACGCCGACAAAAACGGCGCTATTGATCAGGCTGAACTCCAGACAATGGCCGACAAAATGTCTGGGATGACAGGCCAGACAATGAACGTGGCGGAGGTAGCAAAGACCTATGATGCCAATAATGACGGGCTGATGGATAGGGGTGAAATGGAATCCATGATGAGAGAAATTCAGGAGAAGACGGGAGGTCTTCGAAGCGGGGCAGCATCTTTGCAATCCCATGCTGCCTATCAATCAAATGCGGAAAATGATTCCTTCTCGACATTGATGGATATGTTTGGGGAGCAGGAGGAGGATCCAGAGGATTATTCCCCGGTTAATATCCAAGCTTAA
- a CDS encoding HPP family protein: MAYFQKMKGITKSPPRPGLSEIAWSWLGAFLGIAAVALLHYNFLAESDLVMIIGSFGASAVLIYGAIRSPLAQPRNLVGGHILSAIIGVFCYQTFHGQMWLAAALAVATAIAVMHATCTLHPPGGATALIAVIGSDNVHALGYLYVIVPVALGAVTMLIIALLVNNIPRNRRYPEFWF; encoded by the coding sequence ATGGCATACTTTCAAAAAATGAAGGGGATCACTAAAAGTCCACCTCGACCAGGATTGTCGGAAATAGCCTGGTCCTGGTTGGGGGCTTTTCTGGGGATAGCGGCAGTTGCCCTCCTTCATTATAATTTTTTGGCTGAAAGTGACCTGGTGATGATTATCGGTTCTTTTGGTGCGTCCGCCGTTCTCATTTACGGGGCTATAAGAAGTCCCCTGGCTCAGCCACGTAATCTGGTCGGCGGTCACATTTTATCGGCCATCATAGGGGTCTTTTGTTATCAAACATTTCATGGCCAGATGTGGCTGGCTGCAGCCCTTGCGGTGGCCACCGCCATTGCTGTTATGCACGCTACCTGTACCCTTCATCCGCCAGGCGGGGCCACTGCCCTGATTGCTGTTATCGGAAGTGATAACGTTCATGCCCTGGGATATCTGTATGTCATTGTACCGGTGGCGTTAGGGGCAGTAACAATGCTTATCATCGCCCTGCTGGTCAATAATATACCGAGAAATCGACGTTATCCGGAATTCTGGTTTTGA
- a CDS encoding CBS domain-containing protein, with product METAKSSTQPCLPERLAISDEDIYEAMKEISGYLDITASDFKELYKLSYQHAMERLTNSILARDIMSREVVSVAANTPLLEAAKRMAAASISGVPVLDNEERVVGVLSEQDFLKDLGTNNRSFMSIITNSLQGKGCVAVSSPERVAADIMSHPPFTIRENTPLGEITVIMSKNNINRLPVLDQQGEKIVGILSRGDIVRSQLL from the coding sequence ATGGAAACAGCAAAAAGTTCCACCCAGCCTTGTCTGCCAGAAAGATTAGCCATTTCCGATGAGGACATATATGAGGCGATGAAGGAAATTTCTGGCTACCTTGACATCACTGCAAGTGACTTTAAGGAGCTGTATAAACTTTCTTATCAGCATGCCATGGAACGGCTGACCAACTCTATACTTGCCAGAGATATCATGAGCCGAGAGGTAGTAAGCGTTGCTGCAAATACCCCACTGCTGGAAGCGGCAAAGCGAATGGCAGCTGCCTCCATCTCGGGGGTGCCGGTTTTGGATAACGAAGAAAGAGTGGTGGGGGTTTTGTCAGAACAAGACTTTCTCAAGGATCTGGGTACCAACAACAGATCTTTTATGTCTATAATCACTAACAGTCTTCAGGGAAAAGGGTGTGTTGCTGTATCTAGTCCTGAAAGGGTGGCTGCTGATATTATGAGCCATCCTCCATTTACGATCAGAGAGAATACCCCCCTAGGTGAAATCACAGTCATAATGTCAAAAAATAATATCAATCGGCTCCCTGTGCTCGATCAGCAAGGAGAAAAGATTGTGGGTATTCTTTCCAGGGGCGATATTGTCCGCTCACAACTTTTGTAA
- a CDS encoding TetR/AcrR family transcriptional regulator, producing MVTQSKHLPAEERRTVTVEAVIELAAEQNPNDITTSAIAARMGLTQGALFRHFPSKAAILQAVMEWVAERLLTRLDKAIQEAPSPLASLEAMFMAHVLFVAEHPGVPRILFGELQHSEKTASKMMVQALIKHYGERLHRLLKEGKILKELDADLDIEAAATLFIGTIQGLIMQSLLAGDVDHIRRDAPRVFNIYRRGIRSMQ from the coding sequence ATGGTAACCCAGAGCAAACATCTTCCGGCAGAAGAGCGCCGTACAGTAACTGTCGAAGCCGTGATTGAGTTGGCTGCAGAACAAAATCCGAATGATATCACTACATCTGCTATTGCTGCCCGTATGGGATTGACACAGGGCGCTCTGTTTCGACACTTTCCCAGTAAGGCAGCCATTCTCCAGGCAGTGATGGAATGGGTGGCCGAGCGACTGCTGACAAGGTTGGATAAGGCCATACAGGAGGCCCCATCGCCACTCGCCTCTCTTGAAGCCATGTTCATGGCCCATGTGCTGTTTGTAGCTGAACATCCTGGCGTTCCCCGCATTCTGTTTGGCGAGTTGCAGCATTCTGAAAAAACCGCTTCCAAGATGATGGTACAGGCACTCATCAAGCATTATGGCGAACGCCTTCACCGGTTGCTCAAAGAGGGAAAAATACTAAAAGAACTGGACGCTGATCTCGACATAGAGGCGGCTGCCACTCTCTTTATCGGCACCATTCAGGGGCTCATAATGCAATCACTCCTGGCAGGTGATGTGGATCATATTCGTCGTGATGCACCGAGGGTTTTCAATATCTATCGTCGTGGCATAAGGAGCATGCAATGA
- a CDS encoding efflux RND transporter periplasmic adaptor subunit, which yields MKKFPIQGRTLALVVVILPLLALFIYVALRSGPLAPVPVTVTTVKKQSITPALFGIGNVEAQYTYKIGPTFVGRLKHLDVQVGDLVKAGQVLGVMDPVDLDDRIHAQDFAVKRANAQLSEAKARQTYALTQAQRYEQLLAARSTSEESVATKNHELDVAAAALKAASEELDRVQSERDALIAQRNNLKLVAPTDALVALRNVDPGTTIVAGQAVVELVDPLKMWVNVRFDQIHSGGVAANLPAQIVLRSQSEKVLGGRVIRVEPLADAVTEETLAKVVFNQRPEPLPPIGELAEITVFLLPLPAAPIIPNAAIQRIDGRLGVWQVKNGDLHFTPVSLGVADLEGHVQVREGLNNGDQIVVYSAKSLTAGTRIDVVDHIPGVKP from the coding sequence ATGAAAAAATTCCCCATACAAGGACGTACCCTGGCACTGGTGGTGGTAATTTTGCCACTCCTGGCTCTCTTTATCTATGTCGCTTTGCGTTCAGGGCCGCTGGCCCCTGTACCAGTGACCGTGACCACGGTAAAGAAACAGAGCATTACACCTGCACTCTTTGGCATCGGTAATGTCGAGGCTCAATACACCTACAAGATCGGTCCGACCTTTGTGGGGCGCCTGAAACACCTCGATGTTCAAGTTGGAGATCTTGTTAAGGCCGGGCAGGTACTTGGCGTAATGGACCCCGTTGATCTTGACGACAGAATCCACGCTCAAGATTTCGCAGTGAAGCGCGCCAATGCCCAGTTGAGTGAAGCCAAGGCCAGGCAGACTTATGCGCTAACGCAGGCTCAACGGTATGAACAATTACTGGCCGCGCGATCAACCAGTGAGGAAAGCGTTGCTACTAAAAATCATGAACTTGATGTGGCTGCGGCAGCTTTAAAGGCAGCCTCTGAGGAACTCGATCGTGTCCAGTCTGAACGCGATGCCCTGATAGCCCAACGCAACAATCTGAAACTTGTCGCCCCGACTGATGCACTGGTCGCCCTGCGCAATGTTGACCCAGGTACGACAATCGTGGCTGGCCAGGCAGTGGTAGAGCTGGTCGATCCCCTAAAAATGTGGGTTAATGTGCGCTTTGATCAAATTCACTCAGGTGGAGTAGCAGCCAATCTGCCAGCCCAGATCGTACTCCGCTCTCAGTCGGAAAAAGTTCTAGGGGGTCGAGTGATACGGGTTGAACCATTGGCCGATGCCGTGACTGAGGAAACCCTGGCTAAGGTGGTGTTCAATCAGCGTCCTGAGCCACTGCCGCCAATAGGTGAACTGGCCGAAATAACAGTGTTTTTACTGCCACTCCCAGCTGCACCAATTATTCCCAACGCAGCCATCCAGCGAATCGATGGCCGATTGGGGGTATGGCAGGTAAAAAATGGTGATCTGCACTTCACACCGGTCTCACTCGGTGTTGCTGATCTGGAGGGTCATGTGCAGGTTCGCGAGGGACTCAATAATGGAGACCAAATCGTGGTTTATAGTGCAAAGTCCTTGACAGCAGGCACCCGCATTGATGTTGTTGATCACATCCCTGGTGTAAAGCCATGA
- a CDS encoding ABC transporter permease gives MISLAGRDIMHAWGKFVFTGVGLGLLIGVTLSMAGIYRGMVDDAKVLLDNSGADLWVVQQDTLGPYAEPSSIYDDAWRSIRGMPGVVRTANVTYLTMQVKQGERDVRTMVTGITPGEPGTPGWPPYLVAGRQITRGHYEAVADIASGFKLGDKLQIRRNYYTVVGLTRRMVSSNGDPMVFIPLKDAQEAQFLKDNDAIHQQRRRTTANPAFNQPNVPGLLDAIIATQSINPYVNAVLVQLETGHNPDIVAESIRRWKRLTVYTRSQMEEILVGKLIATAAKQIFMFLVILSVVSSAIVAFIIYTLTLGKIREIAVLKLIGTKNRTIVALIMQQSVALGMIGFVVGKITATLLMAPFFPKYVLLEPLDSVVGFAAVVLICILSSVIAIRAALKVDPAEAIGG, from the coding sequence ATGATCAGCCTTGCGGGACGCGACATCATGCATGCCTGGGGCAAATTCGTTTTTACCGGTGTCGGCCTTGGGCTGCTTATCGGCGTGACACTGTCCATGGCTGGGATTTATCGAGGCATGGTGGATGATGCCAAGGTGCTTCTTGACAACAGTGGCGCTGATCTCTGGGTTGTTCAACAAGACACCCTCGGTCCCTATGCTGAACCGTCAAGCATCTACGATGACGCCTGGCGCTCCATTCGTGGCATGCCTGGCGTTGTAAGGACTGCCAATGTTACCTATCTTACCATGCAGGTTAAGCAAGGCGAACGAGATGTACGAACCATGGTTACCGGCATCACTCCCGGAGAGCCCGGTACCCCCGGATGGCCCCCATATCTCGTCGCCGGTCGCCAGATCACCCGTGGCCATTACGAGGCCGTGGCGGATATCGCCTCCGGATTTAAGCTTGGCGATAAGCTCCAGATCCGCCGCAACTACTACACTGTGGTTGGCTTGACCAGGAGAATGGTCTCTTCTAATGGTGATCCAATGGTATTCATCCCACTCAAGGATGCTCAGGAGGCCCAATTTCTCAAGGACAATGACGCCATCCACCAGCAACGGCGTCGCACCACTGCCAACCCGGCATTCAATCAACCGAACGTTCCAGGTTTACTCGATGCGATCATCGCCACCCAAAGCATCAATCCTTACGTTAATGCAGTACTGGTGCAGCTTGAAACGGGCCACAACCCTGATATTGTGGCAGAATCGATCCGCCGTTGGAAACGCTTGACAGTCTACACGCGCAGCCAGATGGAGGAAATACTCGTTGGTAAACTCATTGCCACTGCGGCAAAACAGATATTCATGTTTCTGGTTATTCTTTCGGTTGTCAGCTCAGCTATTGTTGCTTTCATTATCTACACTCTGACCCTTGGCAAGATACGCGAAATTGCCGTGCTGAAATTAATCGGCACTAAAAACCGGACCATTGTCGCTTTGATTATGCAACAGTCTGTTGCTCTAGGCATGATTGGTTTTGTCGTAGGAAAAATCACAGCCACTTTACTGATGGCACCGTTTTTTCCTAAATATGTCCTTTTGGAGCCCCTCGACTCGGTCGTCGGTTTTGCCGCCGTAGTGCTGATATGCATTCTGTCGAGCGTTATCGCCATTCGTGCTGCTCTCAAGGTCGATCCGGCTGAGGCCATTGGGGGTTGA